A single Oncorhynchus tshawytscha isolate Ot180627B linkage group LG01, Otsh_v2.0, whole genome shotgun sequence DNA region contains:
- the LOC112230859 gene encoding transcription factor E2-alpha isoform X9: MNEQPQQRMAAVGTQDKELNDLLDFSAMFAPPVANGKNRPTTLASSQFGGSALDERSSSGSWGPGEQNSPSFNQGRGYGDGSHYNEHEGLSSPFLSSGIGGKNERVPYSSFGGQPGFLPSDIAMPSPDSMSPSGLKSASQFYPGSYPNNPRRRPPDGQLDTQPKKIRKPPGLPSSVYVSSSGDEYARDNGGYPGTKPGSVYPGSFYMQEGLHPSSDPWASSGPLGQSGYSAMLGNSPHIGQPGSFSAINPQDRMKRQPLPLSPQNYPLHGSEVNGSLAPGFHSGSGSYNHTSSINGADSIMANRGTTAGSSGDEIGKALASIYPSDHNSNNFSSTPSTPVGSPQGIAGAASQWPRPSGQSALSPNYEGQLHALQNKMEDRLEEAIHVLRSHAVQGPPGLGGGAHSDMHSLLSAVSSVHNGGLGGLSQAFSNAGLALSNRHPTMGGNHQEEPTGLPPSSTLLHGHHASGPPQSTGQPEGFTSLPGSVARSTHSSSGSDIKREDKEDDENSSIADKSEDEKKETKRIRASQEDEDDEDLPPEVKVEREKERRVANNARERLRVRDINEAFKELGRMCQLHLSNDKPQTKLLILHQAVNVILNLEQQVRERNLNPKAACLKRREEEKVSGVVGESPMQLSGGHPGMGGDGHNPVSHM, encoded by the exons ATGAACGAGCAGCCGCAGCAGAGAATGGCTGCAGTGGGAACACAAGACAAGGAACTCAACGACCTCCTGGATTTCAGTGCG ATGTTTGCACCACCTGTGGCTAATGGGAAGAACAGACCGACGACACTTGCTAGCAGTCAGTTTGGTGGATCAG CTCTGGACGAGCGCAGTAGCTCTGGATCCTGGGGCCCTGGAGAACAGAACAGCCCCTCCTTCAACCAAGGACGG GGCTATGGAGATGGCTCCCACTACAATGAGCATGAGGGCCTGTCATCTCCCTTCCTCAGTTCAGGAATTGGAG GTAAAAATGAGAGGGTACCATACTCTTCGTTTGGAGGCCAG CCCGGCTTCCTACCCAGTGACATCGCCATGCCCAGTCCAGATTCCATGTCCCCCTCTGGGCTAAAGTCTGCCTCTCAGTTCTACCCCGGATCGTACCCCAACAACCCCAGGAGGAGGCCTCCCGATGGCCAGCTAG acaCCCAACCGAAGAAAATCCGGAAACCCCCTGGCCTGCCTTCCTCG GTGTATGTCTCTTCCTCCGGGGATGAGTATGCCCGTGACAACGGAGGATATCCTGGCACCAAACCTGGCTCTGTCTACCCAGGCTCTTTTTACATGCAAG AGGGACTCCACCCCTCCTCTGACCCTTGGGCCTCCTCAGGACCTTTGGGTCAGTCTGGCTACTCTGCCATGCTGGGGAACTCTCCCCACATCGGCCAGCCCGGATCCTTCTCTGCCATCAACCCACAGGACAGGATG AAGCGTCAACCCCTGCCTCTGTCCCCACAGAACTACCCTCTCCACGGCAGTGAGGTGAACGGCAGTCTCGCGCCCGGCTTCCACTCTGGGTCTGGGAGCTACAACCACACATCCTCCATCAACGGTGCAGACAGCATCATGG CCAATAGAGGCACCACTGCAGGGAGCTCAGGGGATGAGATTGGGAAGGCTCTTGCTTCA ATCTACCCCTCGGACCACAACAGTAACAACTTCTCCTCCACACCCTCCACCCCAGTGGGCTCACCCCAGGGAATTGCAG GAGCTGCATCTCAATGGCCAAGACCTTCAGGGCAGTCTGCCCTGTCACCCAACTATGAAGGGCAACTGCATGCTCTG CAGAACAAAATGGAGGACCGCCTGGAGGAGGCCATCCACGTGCTGCGTAGCCACGCTGTCCAAGGCCCTCCCGGCCTGGGAGGAGGAGCCCACTCTGACATGCACAGCCTGCTGAGCGCTGTGTCCTCTGTACACAACGGTGGCCTGGGAGGTCTCTCTCAGGCCTTCTCCAATGCTGGCCTTGCCCTCAGCAACAGACACCCTACCATG GGAGGGAACCATCAGGAGGAGCCCACAGGCCTTCCTCCCAGCAGTACCCTGCTGCACGGTCACCACGCCTCCGGACCCCCACAGTCCACTGGACAACCAGAGGGCTTCACCA GTCTGCCAGGAAGTGTGGCCCGCTCCACACACTCGTCCAGTGGCTCGGACATCAAGCGGGAGGACAAGGAGGACGACGAGAACTCCTCCATCGCTGACAAGTCTGAGGACGAGAAGAAAGAAACCAAACGCATCAGAGCAAG TCAAGAGGATGAGGATGACGAGGACCTTCCTCCTGAGGTAAAGGTAGAGCGTGAGAAAGAGCGGCGAGTGGCCAACAACGCCCGCGAGCGGCTGCGAGTGCGAGACATCAACGAGGCTTTCAAGGAGCTGGGCCGCATGTGCCAGCTGCACCTCAGCAACGACAAACCTCAGACCAAACTGCTCATCCTGCATCAAGCCGTCAACGTCATTCTCAACCTGGAGCAGCAAGTCAGAG AACGCAACCTGAACCCTAAAGCAGCGTGTCTGAAGCGACGGGAGGAGGAGAAAGTCTCTGGGGTGGTGGGGGAGTCCCCCATGCAGCTCTCAGGAGGCCACCCCGGCATGGGGGGAGATGGCCATAACCCAGTCAGCCATATGTAA
- the LOC112230859 gene encoding transcription factor E2-alpha isoform X3 codes for MNEQPQQRMAAVGTQDKELNDLLDFSAMFAPPVANGKNRPTTLASSQFGGSALDERSSSGSWGPGEQNSPSFNQGRGYGDGSHYNEHEGLSSPFLSSGIGGKNERVPYSSFGGQPGFLPSDIAMPSPDSMSPSGLKSASQFYPGSYPNNPRRRPPDGQLDTQPKKIRKPPGLPSSVYVSSSGDEYARDNGGYPGTKPGSVYPGSFYMQEGLHPSSDPWASSGPLGQSGYSAMLGNSPHIGQPGSFSAINPQDRMKRQPLPLSPQNYPLHGSEVNGSLAPGFHSGSGSYNHTSSINGADSIMANRGTTAGSSGDEIGKALASIYPSDHNSNNFSSTPSTPVGSPQGIAGAASQWPRPSGQSALSPNYEGQLHALQNKMEDRLEEAIHVLRSHAVQGPPGLGGGAHSDMHSLLSAVSSVHNGGLGGLSQAFSNAGLALSNRHPTMGGNHQEEPTGLPPSSTLLHGHHASGPPQSTGQPEGFTSLPGSVARSTHSSSGSDIKREDKEDDENSSIADKSEDEKKETKRIRARKEALTLQILSGLSGLSDPGDDQEDEDDEDLPPEVKVEREKERRVANNARERLRVRDINEAFKELGRMCQLHLSNDKPQTKLLILHQAVNVILNLEQQVRERNLNPKAACLKRREEEKVSGVVGESPMQLSGGHPGMGGDGHNPVSHM; via the exons ATGAACGAGCAGCCGCAGCAGAGAATGGCTGCAGTGGGAACACAAGACAAGGAACTCAACGACCTCCTGGATTTCAGTGCG ATGTTTGCACCACCTGTGGCTAATGGGAAGAACAGACCGACGACACTTGCTAGCAGTCAGTTTGGTGGATCAG CTCTGGACGAGCGCAGTAGCTCTGGATCCTGGGGCCCTGGAGAACAGAACAGCCCCTCCTTCAACCAAGGACGG GGCTATGGAGATGGCTCCCACTACAATGAGCATGAGGGCCTGTCATCTCCCTTCCTCAGTTCAGGAATTGGAG GTAAAAATGAGAGGGTACCATACTCTTCGTTTGGAGGCCAG CCCGGCTTCCTACCCAGTGACATCGCCATGCCCAGTCCAGATTCCATGTCCCCCTCTGGGCTAAAGTCTGCCTCTCAGTTCTACCCCGGATCGTACCCCAACAACCCCAGGAGGAGGCCTCCCGATGGCCAGCTAG acaCCCAACCGAAGAAAATCCGGAAACCCCCTGGCCTGCCTTCCTCG GTGTATGTCTCTTCCTCCGGGGATGAGTATGCCCGTGACAACGGAGGATATCCTGGCACCAAACCTGGCTCTGTCTACCCAGGCTCTTTTTACATGCAAG AGGGACTCCACCCCTCCTCTGACCCTTGGGCCTCCTCAGGACCTTTGGGTCAGTCTGGCTACTCTGCCATGCTGGGGAACTCTCCCCACATCGGCCAGCCCGGATCCTTCTCTGCCATCAACCCACAGGACAGGATG AAGCGTCAACCCCTGCCTCTGTCCCCACAGAACTACCCTCTCCACGGCAGTGAGGTGAACGGCAGTCTCGCGCCCGGCTTCCACTCTGGGTCTGGGAGCTACAACCACACATCCTCCATCAACGGTGCAGACAGCATCATGG CCAATAGAGGCACCACTGCAGGGAGCTCAGGGGATGAGATTGGGAAGGCTCTTGCTTCA ATCTACCCCTCGGACCACAACAGTAACAACTTCTCCTCCACACCCTCCACCCCAGTGGGCTCACCCCAGGGAATTGCAG GAGCTGCATCTCAATGGCCAAGACCTTCAGGGCAGTCTGCCCTGTCACCCAACTATGAAGGGCAACTGCATGCTCTG CAGAACAAAATGGAGGACCGCCTGGAGGAGGCCATCCACGTGCTGCGTAGCCACGCTGTCCAAGGCCCTCCCGGCCTGGGAGGAGGAGCCCACTCTGACATGCACAGCCTGCTGAGCGCTGTGTCCTCTGTACACAACGGTGGCCTGGGAGGTCTCTCTCAGGCCTTCTCCAATGCTGGCCTTGCCCTCAGCAACAGACACCCTACCATG GGAGGGAACCATCAGGAGGAGCCCACAGGCCTTCCTCCCAGCAGTACCCTGCTGCACGGTCACCACGCCTCCGGACCCCCACAGTCCACTGGACAACCAGAGGGCTTCACCA GTCTGCCAGGAAGTGTGGCCCGCTCCACACACTCGTCCAGTGGCTCGGACATCAAGCGGGAGGACAAGGAGGACGACGAGAACTCCTCCATCGCTGACAAGTCTGAGGACGAGAAGAAAGAAACCAAACGCATCAGAGCAAG AAAGGAGGCGTTGACCCTCCAGATCCTCTCTGGCCTCTCAGGCCTGTCAGACCCGGGAGATGA TCAAGAGGATGAGGATGACGAGGACCTTCCTCCTGAGGTAAAGGTAGAGCGTGAGAAAGAGCGGCGAGTGGCCAACAACGCCCGCGAGCGGCTGCGAGTGCGAGACATCAACGAGGCTTTCAAGGAGCTGGGCCGCATGTGCCAGCTGCACCTCAGCAACGACAAACCTCAGACCAAACTGCTCATCCTGCATCAAGCCGTCAACGTCATTCTCAACCTGGAGCAGCAAGTCAGAG AACGCAACCTGAACCCTAAAGCAGCGTGTCTGAAGCGACGGGAGGAGGAGAAAGTCTCTGGGGTGGTGGGGGAGTCCCCCATGCAGCTCTCAGGAGGCCACCCCGGCATGGGGGGAGATGGCCATAACCCAGTCAGCCATATGTAA
- the LOC112230859 gene encoding transcription factor E2-alpha isoform X1: protein MNEQPQQRMAAVGTQDKELNDLLDFSAMFAPPVANGKNRPTTLASSQFGGSALDERSSSGSWGPGEQNSPSFNQGRGYGDGSHYNEHEGLSSPFLSSGIGGKNERVPYSSFGGQPGFLPSDIAMPSPDSMSPSGLKSASQFYPGSYPNNPRRRPPDGQLDTQPKKIRKPPGLPSSVYVSSSGDEYARDNGGYPGTKPGSVYPGSFYMQEGLHPSSDPWASSGPLGQSGYSAMLGNSPHIGQPGSFSAINPQDRMVRTTPHYKRQPLPLSPQNYPLHGSEVNGSLAPGFHSGSGSYNHTSSINGADSIMANRGTTAGSSGDEIGKALASIYPSDHNSNNFSSTPSTPVGSPQGIAGAASQWPRPSGQSALSPNYEGQLHALQNKMEDRLEEAIHVLRSHAVQGPPGLGGGAHSDMHSLLSAVSSVHNGGLGGLSQAFSNAGLALSNRHPTMGGNHQEEPTGLPPSSTLLHGHHASGPPQSTGQPEGFTSLPGSVARSTHSSSGSDIKREDKEDDENSSIADKSEDEKKETKRIRARKEALTLQILSGLSGLSDPGDDQEDEDDEDLPPEVKVEREKERRVANNARERLRVRDINEAFKELGRMCQLHLSNDKPQTKLLILHQAVNVILNLEQQVRERNLNPKAACLKRREEEKVSGVVGESPMQLSGGHPGMGGDGHNPVSHM from the exons ATGAACGAGCAGCCGCAGCAGAGAATGGCTGCAGTGGGAACACAAGACAAGGAACTCAACGACCTCCTGGATTTCAGTGCG ATGTTTGCACCACCTGTGGCTAATGGGAAGAACAGACCGACGACACTTGCTAGCAGTCAGTTTGGTGGATCAG CTCTGGACGAGCGCAGTAGCTCTGGATCCTGGGGCCCTGGAGAACAGAACAGCCCCTCCTTCAACCAAGGACGG GGCTATGGAGATGGCTCCCACTACAATGAGCATGAGGGCCTGTCATCTCCCTTCCTCAGTTCAGGAATTGGAG GTAAAAATGAGAGGGTACCATACTCTTCGTTTGGAGGCCAG CCCGGCTTCCTACCCAGTGACATCGCCATGCCCAGTCCAGATTCCATGTCCCCCTCTGGGCTAAAGTCTGCCTCTCAGTTCTACCCCGGATCGTACCCCAACAACCCCAGGAGGAGGCCTCCCGATGGCCAGCTAG acaCCCAACCGAAGAAAATCCGGAAACCCCCTGGCCTGCCTTCCTCG GTGTATGTCTCTTCCTCCGGGGATGAGTATGCCCGTGACAACGGAGGATATCCTGGCACCAAACCTGGCTCTGTCTACCCAGGCTCTTTTTACATGCAAG AGGGACTCCACCCCTCCTCTGACCCTTGGGCCTCCTCAGGACCTTTGGGTCAGTCTGGCTACTCTGCCATGCTGGGGAACTCTCCCCACATCGGCCAGCCCGGATCCTTCTCTGCCATCAACCCACAGGACAGGATGGTGAGGACAACCCCACACTAT AAGCGTCAACCCCTGCCTCTGTCCCCACAGAACTACCCTCTCCACGGCAGTGAGGTGAACGGCAGTCTCGCGCCCGGCTTCCACTCTGGGTCTGGGAGCTACAACCACACATCCTCCATCAACGGTGCAGACAGCATCATGG CCAATAGAGGCACCACTGCAGGGAGCTCAGGGGATGAGATTGGGAAGGCTCTTGCTTCA ATCTACCCCTCGGACCACAACAGTAACAACTTCTCCTCCACACCCTCCACCCCAGTGGGCTCACCCCAGGGAATTGCAG GAGCTGCATCTCAATGGCCAAGACCTTCAGGGCAGTCTGCCCTGTCACCCAACTATGAAGGGCAACTGCATGCTCTG CAGAACAAAATGGAGGACCGCCTGGAGGAGGCCATCCACGTGCTGCGTAGCCACGCTGTCCAAGGCCCTCCCGGCCTGGGAGGAGGAGCCCACTCTGACATGCACAGCCTGCTGAGCGCTGTGTCCTCTGTACACAACGGTGGCCTGGGAGGTCTCTCTCAGGCCTTCTCCAATGCTGGCCTTGCCCTCAGCAACAGACACCCTACCATG GGAGGGAACCATCAGGAGGAGCCCACAGGCCTTCCTCCCAGCAGTACCCTGCTGCACGGTCACCACGCCTCCGGACCCCCACAGTCCACTGGACAACCAGAGGGCTTCACCA GTCTGCCAGGAAGTGTGGCCCGCTCCACACACTCGTCCAGTGGCTCGGACATCAAGCGGGAGGACAAGGAGGACGACGAGAACTCCTCCATCGCTGACAAGTCTGAGGACGAGAAGAAAGAAACCAAACGCATCAGAGCAAG AAAGGAGGCGTTGACCCTCCAGATCCTCTCTGGCCTCTCAGGCCTGTCAGACCCGGGAGATGA TCAAGAGGATGAGGATGACGAGGACCTTCCTCCTGAGGTAAAGGTAGAGCGTGAGAAAGAGCGGCGAGTGGCCAACAACGCCCGCGAGCGGCTGCGAGTGCGAGACATCAACGAGGCTTTCAAGGAGCTGGGCCGCATGTGCCAGCTGCACCTCAGCAACGACAAACCTCAGACCAAACTGCTCATCCTGCATCAAGCCGTCAACGTCATTCTCAACCTGGAGCAGCAAGTCAGAG AACGCAACCTGAACCCTAAAGCAGCGTGTCTGAAGCGACGGGAGGAGGAGAAAGTCTCTGGGGTGGTGGGGGAGTCCCCCATGCAGCTCTCAGGAGGCCACCCCGGCATGGGGGGAGATGGCCATAACCCAGTCAGCCATATGTAA
- the LOC112230859 gene encoding transcription factor E2-alpha isoform X5 — MNEQPQQRMAAVGTQDKELNDLLDFSAMFAPPVANGKNRPTTLASSQFGGSALDERSSSGSWGPGEQNSPSFNQGRGYGDGSHYNEHEGLSSPFLSSGIGGKNERVPYSSFGGQPGFLPSDIAMPSPDSMSPSGLKSASQFYPGSYPNNPRRRPPDGQLDTQPKKIRKPPGLPSSVYVSSSGDEYARDNGGYPGTKPGSVYPGSFYMQEGLHPSSDPWASSGPLGQSGYSAMLGNSPHIGQPGSFSAINPQDRMNYPLHGSEVNGSLAPGFHSGSGSYNHTSSINGADSIMANRGTTAGSSGDEIGKALASIYPSDHNSNNFSSTPSTPVGSPQGIAGAASQWPRPSGQSALSPNYEGQLHALQNKMEDRLEEAIHVLRSHAVQGPPGLGGGAHSDMHSLLSAVSSVHNGGLGGLSQAFSNAGLALSNRHPTMGGNHQEEPTGLPPSSTLLHGHHASGPPQSTGQPEGFTSLPGSVARSTHSSSGSDIKREDKEDDENSSIADKSEDEKKETKRIRARKEALTLQILSGLSGLSDPGDDQEDEDDEDLPPEVKVEREKERRVANNARERLRVRDINEAFKELGRMCQLHLSNDKPQTKLLILHQAVNVILNLEQQVRERNLNPKAACLKRREEEKVSGVVGESPMQLSGGHPGMGGDGHNPVSHM, encoded by the exons ATGAACGAGCAGCCGCAGCAGAGAATGGCTGCAGTGGGAACACAAGACAAGGAACTCAACGACCTCCTGGATTTCAGTGCG ATGTTTGCACCACCTGTGGCTAATGGGAAGAACAGACCGACGACACTTGCTAGCAGTCAGTTTGGTGGATCAG CTCTGGACGAGCGCAGTAGCTCTGGATCCTGGGGCCCTGGAGAACAGAACAGCCCCTCCTTCAACCAAGGACGG GGCTATGGAGATGGCTCCCACTACAATGAGCATGAGGGCCTGTCATCTCCCTTCCTCAGTTCAGGAATTGGAG GTAAAAATGAGAGGGTACCATACTCTTCGTTTGGAGGCCAG CCCGGCTTCCTACCCAGTGACATCGCCATGCCCAGTCCAGATTCCATGTCCCCCTCTGGGCTAAAGTCTGCCTCTCAGTTCTACCCCGGATCGTACCCCAACAACCCCAGGAGGAGGCCTCCCGATGGCCAGCTAG acaCCCAACCGAAGAAAATCCGGAAACCCCCTGGCCTGCCTTCCTCG GTGTATGTCTCTTCCTCCGGGGATGAGTATGCCCGTGACAACGGAGGATATCCTGGCACCAAACCTGGCTCTGTCTACCCAGGCTCTTTTTACATGCAAG AGGGACTCCACCCCTCCTCTGACCCTTGGGCCTCCTCAGGACCTTTGGGTCAGTCTGGCTACTCTGCCATGCTGGGGAACTCTCCCCACATCGGCCAGCCCGGATCCTTCTCTGCCATCAACCCACAGGACAGGATG AACTACCCTCTCCACGGCAGTGAGGTGAACGGCAGTCTCGCGCCCGGCTTCCACTCTGGGTCTGGGAGCTACAACCACACATCCTCCATCAACGGTGCAGACAGCATCATGG CCAATAGAGGCACCACTGCAGGGAGCTCAGGGGATGAGATTGGGAAGGCTCTTGCTTCA ATCTACCCCTCGGACCACAACAGTAACAACTTCTCCTCCACACCCTCCACCCCAGTGGGCTCACCCCAGGGAATTGCAG GAGCTGCATCTCAATGGCCAAGACCTTCAGGGCAGTCTGCCCTGTCACCCAACTATGAAGGGCAACTGCATGCTCTG CAGAACAAAATGGAGGACCGCCTGGAGGAGGCCATCCACGTGCTGCGTAGCCACGCTGTCCAAGGCCCTCCCGGCCTGGGAGGAGGAGCCCACTCTGACATGCACAGCCTGCTGAGCGCTGTGTCCTCTGTACACAACGGTGGCCTGGGAGGTCTCTCTCAGGCCTTCTCCAATGCTGGCCTTGCCCTCAGCAACAGACACCCTACCATG GGAGGGAACCATCAGGAGGAGCCCACAGGCCTTCCTCCCAGCAGTACCCTGCTGCACGGTCACCACGCCTCCGGACCCCCACAGTCCACTGGACAACCAGAGGGCTTCACCA GTCTGCCAGGAAGTGTGGCCCGCTCCACACACTCGTCCAGTGGCTCGGACATCAAGCGGGAGGACAAGGAGGACGACGAGAACTCCTCCATCGCTGACAAGTCTGAGGACGAGAAGAAAGAAACCAAACGCATCAGAGCAAG AAAGGAGGCGTTGACCCTCCAGATCCTCTCTGGCCTCTCAGGCCTGTCAGACCCGGGAGATGA TCAAGAGGATGAGGATGACGAGGACCTTCCTCCTGAGGTAAAGGTAGAGCGTGAGAAAGAGCGGCGAGTGGCCAACAACGCCCGCGAGCGGCTGCGAGTGCGAGACATCAACGAGGCTTTCAAGGAGCTGGGCCGCATGTGCCAGCTGCACCTCAGCAACGACAAACCTCAGACCAAACTGCTCATCCTGCATCAAGCCGTCAACGTCATTCTCAACCTGGAGCAGCAAGTCAGAG AACGCAACCTGAACCCTAAAGCAGCGTGTCTGAAGCGACGGGAGGAGGAGAAAGTCTCTGGGGTGGTGGGGGAGTCCCCCATGCAGCTCTCAGGAGGCCACCCCGGCATGGGGGGAGATGGCCATAACCCAGTCAGCCATATGTAA
- the LOC112230859 gene encoding transcription factor E2-alpha isoform X8 yields the protein MPSPDSMSPSGLKSASQFYPGSYPNNPRRRPPDGQLDTQPKKIRKPPGLPSSVYVSSSGDEYARDNGGYPGTKPGSVYPGSFYMQEGLHPSSDPWASSGPLGQSGYSAMLGNSPHIGQPGSFSAINPQDRMVRTTPHYKRQPLPLSPQNYPLHGSEVNGSLAPGFHSGSGSYNHTSSINGADSIMANRGTTAGSSGDEIGKALASIYPSDHNSNNFSSTPSTPVGSPQGIAGAASQWPRPSGQSALSPNYEGQLHALQNKMEDRLEEAIHVLRSHAVQGPPGLGGGAHSDMHSLLSAVSSVHNGGLGGLSQAFSNAGLALSNRHPTMGGNHQEEPTGLPPSSTLLHGHHASGPPQSTGQPEGFTSLPGSVARSTHSSSGSDIKREDKEDDENSSIADKSEDEKKETKRIRARKEALTLQILSGLSGLSDPGDDQEDEDDEDLPPEVKVEREKERRVANNARERLRVRDINEAFKELGRMCQLHLSNDKPQTKLLILHQAVNVILNLEQQVRERNLNPKAACLKRREEEKVSGVVGESPMQLSGGHPGMGGDGHNPVSHM from the exons ATGCCCAGTCCAGATTCCATGTCCCCCTCTGGGCTAAAGTCTGCCTCTCAGTTCTACCCCGGATCGTACCCCAACAACCCCAGGAGGAGGCCTCCCGATGGCCAGCTAG acaCCCAACCGAAGAAAATCCGGAAACCCCCTGGCCTGCCTTCCTCG GTGTATGTCTCTTCCTCCGGGGATGAGTATGCCCGTGACAACGGAGGATATCCTGGCACCAAACCTGGCTCTGTCTACCCAGGCTCTTTTTACATGCAAG AGGGACTCCACCCCTCCTCTGACCCTTGGGCCTCCTCAGGACCTTTGGGTCAGTCTGGCTACTCTGCCATGCTGGGGAACTCTCCCCACATCGGCCAGCCCGGATCCTTCTCTGCCATCAACCCACAGGACAGGATGGTGAGGACAACCCCACACTAT AAGCGTCAACCCCTGCCTCTGTCCCCACAGAACTACCCTCTCCACGGCAGTGAGGTGAACGGCAGTCTCGCGCCCGGCTTCCACTCTGGGTCTGGGAGCTACAACCACACATCCTCCATCAACGGTGCAGACAGCATCATGG CCAATAGAGGCACCACTGCAGGGAGCTCAGGGGATGAGATTGGGAAGGCTCTTGCTTCA ATCTACCCCTCGGACCACAACAGTAACAACTTCTCCTCCACACCCTCCACCCCAGTGGGCTCACCCCAGGGAATTGCAG GAGCTGCATCTCAATGGCCAAGACCTTCAGGGCAGTCTGCCCTGTCACCCAACTATGAAGGGCAACTGCATGCTCTG CAGAACAAAATGGAGGACCGCCTGGAGGAGGCCATCCACGTGCTGCGTAGCCACGCTGTCCAAGGCCCTCCCGGCCTGGGAGGAGGAGCCCACTCTGACATGCACAGCCTGCTGAGCGCTGTGTCCTCTGTACACAACGGTGGCCTGGGAGGTCTCTCTCAGGCCTTCTCCAATGCTGGCCTTGCCCTCAGCAACAGACACCCTACCATG GGAGGGAACCATCAGGAGGAGCCCACAGGCCTTCCTCCCAGCAGTACCCTGCTGCACGGTCACCACGCCTCCGGACCCCCACAGTCCACTGGACAACCAGAGGGCTTCACCA GTCTGCCAGGAAGTGTGGCCCGCTCCACACACTCGTCCAGTGGCTCGGACATCAAGCGGGAGGACAAGGAGGACGACGAGAACTCCTCCATCGCTGACAAGTCTGAGGACGAGAAGAAAGAAACCAAACGCATCAGAGCAAG AAAGGAGGCGTTGACCCTCCAGATCCTCTCTGGCCTCTCAGGCCTGTCAGACCCGGGAGATGA TCAAGAGGATGAGGATGACGAGGACCTTCCTCCTGAGGTAAAGGTAGAGCGTGAGAAAGAGCGGCGAGTGGCCAACAACGCCCGCGAGCGGCTGCGAGTGCGAGACATCAACGAGGCTTTCAAGGAGCTGGGCCGCATGTGCCAGCTGCACCTCAGCAACGACAAACCTCAGACCAAACTGCTCATCCTGCATCAAGCCGTCAACGTCATTCTCAACCTGGAGCAGCAAGTCAGAG AACGCAACCTGAACCCTAAAGCAGCGTGTCTGAAGCGACGGGAGGAGGAGAAAGTCTCTGGGGTGGTGGGGGAGTCCCCCATGCAGCTCTCAGGAGGCCACCCCGGCATGGGGGGAGATGGCCATAACCCAGTCAGCCATATGTAA